TGGATTGATCAGAAGCCTTTTGTGTTATGTCTTAGAAAACAGGCCATGCTGTCCGAGCAATAGGAAGACTGTCATCCATGGCAATGATTTCTGGTATGAGTGGGAGGAAGGCCTCTGGGAGCTCGCCTACCAGCCCGATAAATGCAGACAAACTAGAGAACGAAGGTAAGAACCTTGCTGCACCACCTTTTTACCTCTCCATGAATTGTACTAAAACTTTCAGCAAAATGCTAGAGACCAATCATTGAGGAGGttatttctgctctctctctttctgttgttacctttttttttttttaaatatatatatatctatcaAAAAGTCATTGTTCTTGTATTCTGCTACTCAAAATGCCCCAGTGTAAGTACTGGCAGTAAattgttctctttttaaaggCAAGGAATTAAGGCAGATTTGTCAGCTGCGCTTTGTATCAGTTTGGGaatgtgtgtttatataaagATTGCAGTGATGTATTAGCTTCTCATGCAAGCGAGCAAGCAGTAAAGTATTAACACTTGCTGTAACCAAGAGCTGTACTGGGGCTTAACCATGCCTCTCAGACAGGagtatttcaaaaaacaaaaataaataaataaataaacagtaaaaatacaaataatgtgCCTACATTATTCCCCTAAATCCCCACTTGAAATGTGGATTTGTGGTGTATATCGATCAGAGGTGCAGATGCTTGACACTTCTGGAAATCAAGTCGGTCATCCTGCCATACTCACACAGATTGCGGGGGGCCTGGTCCAAGTTGAAGTACTTTACCCCTCTGATGAGCAGAAGTCTGGATTTGCATACAAgcaaattcaaggaaaaaaaaaaaaaagattattcatAGCATGGTGGCCTGCATGTTGATTTCATTCTATTTATGGTCTGAATAGTTGTTCAGTTGTGAAAGACTGGCACAGAACTAAGCAATTAATGTCCTGACTGTCCCATCAGCCTTGAAGaattaagtgaaatgaaataaaagatgctTTCATTACCATAAAAAATGCAATGCATCTTTTGAGAACATCCCCTGTAAAATAACTAACTACCTTTTCACTCTCCTCCAGATGCTTTTCTTGAAGAAGTGGCTGAGGAAAAGCCCCATGTAAAGCCATATTTCACTAAAACAATCCTCGACATAGAGGTTGTGGAAGGAAGTGCTGCTAGATTTGACTGCAAAATTGAAGGTACATTCAATtagcatatttctttttctttctttctttttccctgccagCTTTCTGCATTGTGCTGTAGTTTAgctcttttttccctgtgttatTGTTGTGTTGGTGTCATTTTGGTTTACCAATATCTGCATGTCACAGCATGGATGTGTTGTAGTAACAGAACTTACTGGGAGCAGCATGGGCTTGTTCTGTGCTTGCCATAGAGCAGAAGCCTCCAAGAGTCTACATGTGAGTCACTAATTTACAATACCAAGTGGGAGCAGTAGGATGATTTTTGAGggtgaaaacaattaaaaagaaaatgaaaaaaaaagatgcaatgTAGTGCCGTAAGTTGCAAGAGTTACTCTTAGAGACTGATAACCAGAAACTAAGAAGAAGTAGGGAGTCATtgtctgaaatgaaagacaagTTTCAGGTGATATTAAGATGACTTTAAGCTATGCATGCATTGTGTTAAAGGCAACGAAGTCCCTAAATGTATTTGCAGAAGTAATAATATAATTGTGCTCGTTACCAAAGTCACAGCTAGAAAACAGcatgtgtttgttgttgttgttgttttaacttgcaagttcaagaaagaaaattcagactGGAATATGCAGATAGAACAAGTTTATGAGAAGACTCCTAAGGAGCTTCGCTTGGTCAGCCTAATAGCCTGAAGGCTGACTGCTAGCATTTCTATTGCAATGAGATTGAAGTTCCTATGTTACAGCTGTTGACAAAAACTGGAGATTAGGAAGAGAAgtgctgttaaaacaaaatgaataggGTTGGTACCATACTGCATGCGTTAAAAATTAgataatttctaattttaaaattagtttcagAACCTGCTTCACTGACCTTCTGCTTGTTTCTGTGCTCCTAATCTCTTTCACTGCCTGTGTTTCCTACCTCACAGCGGAGATGTGAGGATGGATTATTGGTGCTGATGGATGCTCAGCGTGAGGGGTATGTGCCTAAGTACTGCATGGAATAAAATGGGTGGATGTTTGGAACTGCTGGTGTTCTAGACTTTCCAGTGCATCTCTGTAATGGTCGTTGTGCATAAGGGATTCCTgcactttatttctgttcagcGGGAAGTCACCCTCTCGTCACAGTCCAGGACTTGGCTGAGACGAGCCTTCAGTTTGCTACACCAGCCAAGAGTACTGTATAAGGGATTGTTCTTCAGCATGTACTGTACAGCCCTGCTCCGGGTGCTTCGAGTACAGCAGAGCCATTTGCTTCACACAAGGCTCGGAAACTCCCTCCGAGCTGcataattaaaatgcttttcttagaCTCCCTTGTTTATCCTAACAAAGACAAATGAGAAACGCGAGTTCCATGGTCACCTCACAGGACAGGCTGGTTTGTAAGGAACACATtaggaggaggaaaattcaGAACAGCTGCAACAAAGCAACCTGAGAAGTATTCTGAATTGTAGTTGTAGCCCAAAACACCATACTCTTTACACTCTAAATCTCAATGTTGGGAGCTGCAGGTCCCACAAAAGCTACACCATAAGGTAAGCCTCACACACGCTATTAAGAGTCCCTTTCTACATACAAAAAGCTGCCTGTGGACATTGAAAAACTGATGGAAAGTGGTATCTAAATAGTACCTCAGAGCtaactttccaaaaaaaaaaaagcctcagatcatttgcatttattttacactGAATTCAGTGAAATATCTGTGTATCAGCATATTGGCATATCCACACACAGATGTGAAATTGGAGCTTAAAGTAATTACAGATGAGTTAATACTCGTTTATTGCAATTGCTGGTCTCTCTCCACTATTGCAGGCTACCCTGACCCTGAGGTAATGTGGTTCAAAGACGATCAGCCTGTCAAGGAGTCCCGTCACTTTCAGATAGATTATGATGAGGATGGGAACTGTTCTTTGACTATTTCTGAAGTATGTGGGGACGATGATGCCAAATACACCTGCAAAGCTGTTAACAGCCTTGGGGAAGCAACATGCACCGCAGAACTCCTTGTGGAAACAatgggaaaagaaggagaaggagaaggagaaggagaagaagatgaagaggaggaggaagaatgaaacaaggctcaaagaaaaaaaaattgataaaaatatatttaaagactCTCCTTATAAGGCTCAGAAAACCAAGTTATCAAAAGCACCTTGTGTGATACATAGGTctttggggggttgttttttcaGCATGATCAGTTGATACCTGTTTGCTTTATGTATGGGCATTAATTGAAATCAGCAGGCAATCTAAGTTGCTAGCATGATTGGATTTACTTTAAGCAAGTCATCAAGTAAGTTGCCCAGTCTATTTTAAAATTCGAACGTATGGAAAACAAGTTACAATTATATTCTGATCTTCTTGAAGAAAAGAATATGGTAACTGAGCTCATTGCTCTATAACATCACTTTCCTCAGCCAAAACTGCAGCTAAGTTGGCTCCCTAAGGTTTACTTTACAAGGAATCATTTGCCAGACATGCAGTGAATCTCTCCAGTCCAAAGAAACACgctgctcccagagcaggaGCTTCTATAAGGGAAGGTCTGATATAGCCAGCATTGCAATTTCTATGCTGGTATGATGcattctgcatttgttttaaatgcaatttcattGTCCTAACTTCAGACACATATACTGCCCTTTCTCGGTGTGCTGTTGGTGCAGTTCTAATCTTATCAACTTTCCCTTATAGAACCTGTCACCTCAGCGCAGTTACAGCTGCCGACTTAAGAAACAGACTGAAAGACTGCaaagacagaatattttctgttgctctggTCAGTTTAATATTGATTTATGATTCATATATATGCTGCTGTGAGACGTATGTTATTGCACAATCAGTGGCTTCGATGTGC
This sequence is a window from Cygnus olor isolate bCygOlo1 chromosome 6, bCygOlo1.pri.v2, whole genome shotgun sequence. Protein-coding genes within it:
- the MYLK gene encoding myosin light chain kinase, smooth muscle isoform X7: MAMISGMSGRKASGSSPTSPINADKLENEDAFLEEVAEEKPHVKPYFTKTILDIEVVEGSAARFDCKIEGYPDPEVMWFKDDQPVKESRHFQIDYDEDGNCSLTISEVCGDDDAKYTCKAVNSLGEATCTAELLVETMGKEGEGEGEGEEDEEEEEE